A DNA window from Canis lupus familiaris isolate Mischka breed German Shepherd chromosome 10, alternate assembly UU_Cfam_GSD_1.0, whole genome shotgun sequence contains the following coding sequences:
- the APOL5 gene encoding apolipoprotein L5 isoform X2 — MGTPHRGSEQTNLGDDEPGLFCSAHSETSLNSPLLWPIIKHFRDNMTREEMHYILFDAKAWEMLVQRSGLDRDEANILYHMLMEELMQNKEASMLENLSEEEKIFLFWFPLQKNNLKKNIRELHALADQVDAKHKMLTKTSLVASSSGTVSGVMSILGFALAPVTVGGSLMLSAAGLGLGVAAVATNTLTSILERNSNSAARDRASRLVPVPAMTVHDSSEERGCSEISAALLCIDKCVRAFKNLKELRAYQMAKANSGFMAKVNKFMAMGHIPFWRTGGLQRAVGASVMPMTKVARLLGAAGAGLSLMQDLRSLQQSWTHLEEGAKAETAEELRAVAGALEQELDQLTQRYELIIWRQGQLKSPLLSQEHARPGRARDTQGWGTGSKNATNASSCMSRRPGANLREGPNGWCHGKVDQLPEWLRWE; from the exons ATGGGGACCCCTCATCGAGGCTCAGAGCAGACTAACCTTGGAGATGATGAACCTGGACTCTTCTGCTCTGCACACAGTGAGACAAGCCTGA ATAGTCCACTTTTGTGGCCCATCATCAAACATTTTCGGGACAATATGACTAGAGAAGAAATGCACTACATACTCTTTGATGCAAAGGCTTGGGAGATGCTGGTGCAGAGAAGTGGTCTGGACAG GGATGAGGCCAACATACTGTACCATATGCTGATGGAAGAGCTGATGCAAAATAAGGAAGCATCCATGCTGGAAAACCTATcggaggaggaaaaaatatttctcttctggTTTCCCTTGCAGAAGAATAATCTGAAAAAGAATATCAGAGAACTCCACGCTCTCGCAGACCAAGTTGATGCAAAGCATAAGATGCTCACCAAGACCAGCCTGGTGGCCAGCTCCTCAGGCACTGTCTCTGGAGTCATGAGCATCTTGGGTTTTGCCCTGGCACCCGTGACAGTAGGGGGGAGTCTGATGCTCTCAGcagctgggctgggcctgggggtaGCAGCCGTTGCCACCAACACGTTGACGAGTATCTTAGAAAGGAACAGCAATTCGGCAGCCAGAGACAGAGCCAGCAGACTGGTGCCTGTTCCAGCCATGACGGTACATGATAGCTCTGAAGAAAGGGGGTGCTCTGAAATCAGTGCTGCTTTGTTGTGTATTGATAAGTGTGTCAGAGCCTTCAAGAACCTCAAGGAACTTCGGGCCTACCAGATGGCCAAAGCCAACTCTGGCTTCATGGCCAAGGTCAATAAATTCATGGCCATGGGCCATATCCCCTTCTGGAGGACGGGAGGACTGCAGAGAGCTGTTGGAGCCTCGGTTATGCCCATGACCAAAGTTGCCCGActgctgggtgctgctggggCTGGCCTCTCCCTTATGCAGGACTTGAGAAGCCTCCAGCAGAGCTGGACGCACCTGGAGGAGGGAGCAAAGGCCGAGACTGCTGAGGAGCTGAGGGCCGTTGCCGGGGCGCTGGAGCAGGAACTGGACCAGCTCACCCAGCGCTACGAGCTGATCATCTGGCGGCAGGGCCAGCTGAAGAGCCCGCTCCTGAGTCAGGAG CACGCTAGGCCCGGCCGCGCACGGGACACACAAGGATGGGGCACGGGAAGCAAAAATGCCACCAATGCCAGCTCCTGCATGTCTAGACGCCCAGGGGCCAACCTTCGGGAAGGTCCCAATGGTTGGTGCCACGGAA AAGTTGACCAACTACCAGAGTGGCTAAGATGGGAGTAA
- the APOL5 gene encoding apolipoprotein L5 isoform X4, whose translation MGTPHRGSEQTNLGDDEPGLFCSAHSETSLNSPLLWPIIKHFRDNMTREEMHYILFDAKAWEMLVQRSGLDRDEANILYHMLMEELMQNKEASMLENLSEEEKIFLFWFPLQKNNLKKNIRELHALADQVDAKHKMLTKTSLVASSSGTVSGVMSILGFALAPVTVGGSLMLSAAGLGLGVAAVATNTLTSILERNSNSAARDRASRLVPVPAMTVHDSSEERGCSEISAALLCIDKCVRAFKNLKELRAYQMAKANSGFMAKVNKFMAMGHIPFWRTGGLQRAVGASVMPMTKVARLLGAAGAGLSLMQDLRSLQQSWTHLEEGAKAETAEELRAVAGALEQELDQLTQRYELIIWRQGQLKSPLLSQEKLTNYQSG comes from the exons ATGGGGACCCCTCATCGAGGCTCAGAGCAGACTAACCTTGGAGATGATGAACCTGGACTCTTCTGCTCTGCACACAGTGAGACAAGCCTGA ATAGTCCACTTTTGTGGCCCATCATCAAACATTTTCGGGACAATATGACTAGAGAAGAAATGCACTACATACTCTTTGATGCAAAGGCTTGGGAGATGCTGGTGCAGAGAAGTGGTCTGGACAG GGATGAGGCCAACATACTGTACCATATGCTGATGGAAGAGCTGATGCAAAATAAGGAAGCATCCATGCTGGAAAACCTATcggaggaggaaaaaatatttctcttctggTTTCCCTTGCAGAAGAATAATCTGAAAAAGAATATCAGAGAACTCCACGCTCTCGCAGACCAAGTTGATGCAAAGCATAAGATGCTCACCAAGACCAGCCTGGTGGCCAGCTCCTCAGGCACTGTCTCTGGAGTCATGAGCATCTTGGGTTTTGCCCTGGCACCCGTGACAGTAGGGGGGAGTCTGATGCTCTCAGcagctgggctgggcctgggggtaGCAGCCGTTGCCACCAACACGTTGACGAGTATCTTAGAAAGGAACAGCAATTCGGCAGCCAGAGACAGAGCCAGCAGACTGGTGCCTGTTCCAGCCATGACGGTACATGATAGCTCTGAAGAAAGGGGGTGCTCTGAAATCAGTGCTGCTTTGTTGTGTATTGATAAGTGTGTCAGAGCCTTCAAGAACCTCAAGGAACTTCGGGCCTACCAGATGGCCAAAGCCAACTCTGGCTTCATGGCCAAGGTCAATAAATTCATGGCCATGGGCCATATCCCCTTCTGGAGGACGGGAGGACTGCAGAGAGCTGTTGGAGCCTCGGTTATGCCCATGACCAAAGTTGCCCGActgctgggtgctgctggggCTGGCCTCTCCCTTATGCAGGACTTGAGAAGCCTCCAGCAGAGCTGGACGCACCTGGAGGAGGGAGCAAAGGCCGAGACTGCTGAGGAGCTGAGGGCCGTTGCCGGGGCGCTGGAGCAGGAACTGGACCAGCTCACCCAGCGCTACGAGCTGATCATCTGGCGGCAGGGCCAGCTGAAGAGCCCGCTCCTGAGTCAGGAG AAGTTGACCAACTACCAGAGTGGCTAA
- the APOL5 gene encoding apolipoprotein L5 isoform X5 — MLMEELMQNKEASMLENLSEEEKIFLFWFPLQKNNLKKNIRELHALADQVDAKHKMLTKTSLVASSSGTVSGVMSILGFALAPVTVGGSLMLSAAGLGLGVAAVATNTLTSILERNSNSAARDRASRLVPVPAMTVHDSSEERGCSEISAALLCIDKCVRAFKNLKELRAYQMAKANSGFMAKVNKFMAMGHIPFWRTGGLQRAVGASVMPMTKVARLLGAAGAGLSLMQDLRSLQQSWTHLEEGAKAETAEELRAVAGALEQELDQLTQRYELIIWRQGQLKSPLLSQEHARPGRARDTQGWGTGSKNATNASSCMSRRPGANLREGPNGWCHGKVDQLPEWLRWE; from the exons ATGCTGATGGAAGAGCTGATGCAAAATAAGGAAGCATCCATGCTGGAAAACCTATcggaggaggaaaaaatatttctcttctggTTTCCCTTGCAGAAGAATAATCTGAAAAAGAATATCAGAGAACTCCACGCTCTCGCAGACCAAGTTGATGCAAAGCATAAGATGCTCACCAAGACCAGCCTGGTGGCCAGCTCCTCAGGCACTGTCTCTGGAGTCATGAGCATCTTGGGTTTTGCCCTGGCACCCGTGACAGTAGGGGGGAGTCTGATGCTCTCAGcagctgggctgggcctgggggtaGCAGCCGTTGCCACCAACACGTTGACGAGTATCTTAGAAAGGAACAGCAATTCGGCAGCCAGAGACAGAGCCAGCAGACTGGTGCCTGTTCCAGCCATGACGGTACATGATAGCTCTGAAGAAAGGGGGTGCTCTGAAATCAGTGCTGCTTTGTTGTGTATTGATAAGTGTGTCAGAGCCTTCAAGAACCTCAAGGAACTTCGGGCCTACCAGATGGCCAAAGCCAACTCTGGCTTCATGGCCAAGGTCAATAAATTCATGGCCATGGGCCATATCCCCTTCTGGAGGACGGGAGGACTGCAGAGAGCTGTTGGAGCCTCGGTTATGCCCATGACCAAAGTTGCCCGActgctgggtgctgctggggCTGGCCTCTCCCTTATGCAGGACTTGAGAAGCCTCCAGCAGAGCTGGACGCACCTGGAGGAGGGAGCAAAGGCCGAGACTGCTGAGGAGCTGAGGGCCGTTGCCGGGGCGCTGGAGCAGGAACTGGACCAGCTCACCCAGCGCTACGAGCTGATCATCTGGCGGCAGGGCCAGCTGAAGAGCCCGCTCCTGAGTCAGGAG CACGCTAGGCCCGGCCGCGCACGGGACACACAAGGATGGGGCACGGGAAGCAAAAATGCCACCAATGCCAGCTCCTGCATGTCTAGACGCCCAGGGGCCAACCTTCGGGAAGGTCCCAATGGTTGGTGCCACGGAA AAGTTGACCAACTACCAGAGTGGCTAAGATGGGAGTAA
- the APOL5 gene encoding apolipoprotein L5 isoform X3, with the protein MTREEMHYILFDAKAWEMLVQRSGLDRDEANILYHMLMEELMQNKEASMLENLSEEEKIFLFWFPLQKNNLKKNIRELHALADQVDAKHKMLTKTSLVASSSGTVSGVMSILGFALAPVTVGGSLMLSAAGLGLGVAAVATNTLTSILERNSNSAARDRASRLVPVPAMTVHDSSEERGCSEISAALLCIDKCVRAFKNLKELRAYQMAKANSGFMAKVNKFMAMGHIPFWRTGGLQRAVGASVMPMTKVARLLGAAGAGLSLMQDLRSLQQSWTHLEEGAKAETAEELRAVAGALEQELDQLTQRYELIIWRQGQLKSPLLSQEHARPGRARDTQGWGTGSKNATNASSCMSRRPGANLREGPNGWCHGKVDQLPEWLRWE; encoded by the exons ATGACTAGAGAAGAAATGCACTACATACTCTTTGATGCAAAGGCTTGGGAGATGCTGGTGCAGAGAAGTGGTCTGGACAG GGATGAGGCCAACATACTGTACCATATGCTGATGGAAGAGCTGATGCAAAATAAGGAAGCATCCATGCTGGAAAACCTATcggaggaggaaaaaatatttctcttctggTTTCCCTTGCAGAAGAATAATCTGAAAAAGAATATCAGAGAACTCCACGCTCTCGCAGACCAAGTTGATGCAAAGCATAAGATGCTCACCAAGACCAGCCTGGTGGCCAGCTCCTCAGGCACTGTCTCTGGAGTCATGAGCATCTTGGGTTTTGCCCTGGCACCCGTGACAGTAGGGGGGAGTCTGATGCTCTCAGcagctgggctgggcctgggggtaGCAGCCGTTGCCACCAACACGTTGACGAGTATCTTAGAAAGGAACAGCAATTCGGCAGCCAGAGACAGAGCCAGCAGACTGGTGCCTGTTCCAGCCATGACGGTACATGATAGCTCTGAAGAAAGGGGGTGCTCTGAAATCAGTGCTGCTTTGTTGTGTATTGATAAGTGTGTCAGAGCCTTCAAGAACCTCAAGGAACTTCGGGCCTACCAGATGGCCAAAGCCAACTCTGGCTTCATGGCCAAGGTCAATAAATTCATGGCCATGGGCCATATCCCCTTCTGGAGGACGGGAGGACTGCAGAGAGCTGTTGGAGCCTCGGTTATGCCCATGACCAAAGTTGCCCGActgctgggtgctgctggggCTGGCCTCTCCCTTATGCAGGACTTGAGAAGCCTCCAGCAGAGCTGGACGCACCTGGAGGAGGGAGCAAAGGCCGAGACTGCTGAGGAGCTGAGGGCCGTTGCCGGGGCGCTGGAGCAGGAACTGGACCAGCTCACCCAGCGCTACGAGCTGATCATCTGGCGGCAGGGCCAGCTGAAGAGCCCGCTCCTGAGTCAGGAG CACGCTAGGCCCGGCCGCGCACGGGACACACAAGGATGGGGCACGGGAAGCAAAAATGCCACCAATGCCAGCTCCTGCATGTCTAGACGCCCAGGGGCCAACCTTCGGGAAGGTCCCAATGGTTGGTGCCACGGAA AAGTTGACCAACTACCAGAGTGGCTAAGATGGGAGTAA
- the APOL5 gene encoding apolipoprotein L5 isoform X1 produces MLTKTSLVASSSGTVSGVMSILGFALAPVTVGGSLMLSAAGLGLGVAAVATNTLTSILERNSNSAARDRASRLVPVPAMTVHDSSEERGCSEISAALLCIDKCVRAFKNLKELRAYQMAKANSGFMAKVNKFMAMGHIPFWRTGGLQRAVGASVMPMTKVARLLGAAGAGLSLMQDLRSLQQSWTHLEEGAKAETAEELRAVAGALEQELDQLTQRYELIIWRQGQLKSPLLSQEHARPGRARDTQGWGTGSKNATNASSCMSRRPGANLREGPNGWCHGKVDQLPEWLRWE; encoded by the exons ATGCTCACCAAGACCAGCCTGGTGGCCAGCTCCTCAGGCACTGTCTCTGGAGTCATGAGCATCTTGGGTTTTGCCCTGGCACCCGTGACAGTAGGGGGGAGTCTGATGCTCTCAGcagctgggctgggcctgggggtaGCAGCCGTTGCCACCAACACGTTGACGAGTATCTTAGAAAGGAACAGCAATTCGGCAGCCAGAGACAGAGCCAGCAGACTGGTGCCTGTTCCAGCCATGACGGTACATGATAGCTCTGAAGAAAGGGGGTGCTCTGAAATCAGTGCTGCTTTGTTGTGTATTGATAAGTGTGTCAGAGCCTTCAAGAACCTCAAGGAACTTCGGGCCTACCAGATGGCCAAAGCCAACTCTGGCTTCATGGCCAAGGTCAATAAATTCATGGCCATGGGCCATATCCCCTTCTGGAGGACGGGAGGACTGCAGAGAGCTGTTGGAGCCTCGGTTATGCCCATGACCAAAGTTGCCCGActgctgggtgctgctggggCTGGCCTCTCCCTTATGCAGGACTTGAGAAGCCTCCAGCAGAGCTGGACGCACCTGGAGGAGGGAGCAAAGGCCGAGACTGCTGAGGAGCTGAGGGCCGTTGCCGGGGCGCTGGAGCAGGAACTGGACCAGCTCACCCAGCGCTACGAGCTGATCATCTGGCGGCAGGGCCAGCTGAAGAGCCCGCTCCTGAGTCAGGAG CACGCTAGGCCCGGCCGCGCACGGGACACACAAGGATGGGGCACGGGAAGCAAAAATGCCACCAATGCCAGCTCCTGCATGTCTAGACGCCCAGGGGCCAACCTTCGGGAAGGTCCCAATGGTTGGTGCCACGGAA AAGTTGACCAACTACCAGAGTGGCTAAGATGGGAGTAA